The Theileria orientalis strain Shintoku DNA, chromosome 2, complete genome genome has a window encoding:
- a CDS encoding CTP synthase gives MKYVVVIGGTMSGIGKGTLLSSIGVVLRSRNISISAVKIDPYLNLDAGTISPNEHGEVYVLHDGGESDLDLGNYERFLNLQLTKNHSLTSGKVYSRVFEKERKGDFLGKTVQVVPHIIQEVINWIEDVSKKNVDRLGWRDPEMCLLEIGGTVGDIESEVYVETIRQLKLTLGNENVCLCHLSYVPIVGREDEQKSKPTQHSVKEFSTGNSSLMVIQALLQRGLQPDMIFCRCPNELTAETKRKIAFFTQVHYKHVISVHNTTDLYQVPLMLDEQKVAESILELLKFKPNNSIPMPPEYSMKHWSTFCENPNNEKVTVAMVGKYNASTDTYLSVLNALKHSALECNLKLNLKWIDFAELKEAVTAALNKYIIEYGSKKFEDNFKGVDGVLIPGGFGTRGLDGKKLSVKYCRDKKVPLLGICLALQLTVVDVAQEFEPKACHGEDSSVPAKYHAVSLMPEYEGKNNKGASMRLGAKETKLIKGTIAYDLYDHKDVIVERHRHRYQVNPAYEERLEKHGVVFSGRDPVHNRVSILELKDHPFYLCTQFHPEYTSTPIKPSPPYLGFILACKNRLKERLDKNGGKLLSGSSYHKDK, from the exons ATGAAGTACGTGGTCGTCATCGGAGGAACCATGAGCGGCATAGGAAAGGGCACACTGCTGAGCAGTATCGGCGTCGTCCTCCGCTCGAGAAACATCTCAATCTCAGCAGTTAAAATTGACCCGTATCTTAACCTGGATGCAGGAACCATTTCACCAAACGAACACGGAGAA GTGTACGTACTCCACGACGGAGGAGAATCGGACCTGGACTTGGGCAACTACGAAAGATTCCTCAACCTACAGCTGACGAAAAACCACAGCTTGACCTCAGGAAAGGTGTACAGTCGAGTGTTCGAAAAGGAGAGGAAGGGAGACTTTTTGGGAAAAACAGTACAG GTAGTCCCACACATCATCCAAGAAGTGATCAACTGGATAGAGGACGTGTCAAAGAAGAACGTCGACAGGCTGGGATGGAGAGACCCGGAAATGTGTCTGCTTGAAATAGGAGGCACGGTGGGAGACATCGAGTCGGAAGTGTACGTGGAGACGATCCGACAGCTTAAGCTGACGCTAGGGAATGAAAACGTTTGCCTCTGCCATCTCTCCTACGTGCCAATAGTGGGAAGGGAGGACGAGCAGAAGTCAAAGCCAACACAACACTCAGTGAAG GAGTTCAGCACTGGAAACAGTAGTCTAATGGTGATACAGGCCTTGCTCCAAAGAGGATTACAACCTGATATGATTTTCTGCCGCTGCCCAAACGAATTGACAGCTGaaacgaagaggaagatagCCTTTTTTACACAAGTTCACTACAAACAT GTGATAAGCGTACACAATACCACCGACTTGTACCAAGTTCCACTGATGTTGGACGAACAGAAAGTAGCAGAGTCGATACTGGAG CTGCTTAAGTTTAAGCCAAACAATTCGATTCCAATGCCGCCAGAGTACTCGATGAAGCACTGGAGCACCTTCTGCGAAAATCCGAACAACGAAAAGGTCACAGTGGCAATGGTGGGAAAGTACAACGCATCGACAGACACGTACCTGTCAGTGTTAAACGCACTAAAGCACTCGGCACTGGAGTGTAACCTCAAGTTGAACCTGAAGTGGATAGACTTTGCAGAATTAAAGG AAGCAGTTACAGCagcattaaataaatacattataGAATACGGATCTAAGAAGTTTGAGGATAACTTTAAGGGCGTGGACGGAGTATTGATACCAG GAGGATTTGGAACGAGGGGACTAGATGGGAAGAAGTTGTCAGTGAAGTATTGCAGAGATAAAAAGGTGCCGCTCCTGGGAATATGCCTAGCACTGCAGCTGACAGTAGTAGACGTGGCACAGGAATTTGAACCAAAAGCATGCCACGGAGAAGACTCGTCAGTACCAGCAAAGTATCACGCAGTGTCGCTGATGCCAGAGTAcgaaggaaaaaataataaggGAGCGTCAATGAGACTAGGAGCGAAAGAAACTAAACTTATCAAAGGAACAATAGCATACGACCTCTACGACCACAAGGACGTGATAGTGGAAAGACACAGACACAGATACCAAGTAAACCCAGCATACGAAGAAAGACTGGAAAAACACGGAGTAGTCTTCTCAGGAAGAGACCCAGTCCACAACAGAGTTAGCATACTGGAGTTGAAAGATCACCCATTCTACCTGTGCACACAGTTCCACCCAGAGTACACGTCGACGCCAATTAAACCAAGTCCACCATACCTAGGATTCATACTAGCATGTAAAAATAGACTTAAAGAAAGACTGGATAAAAACGGAGGAAAGCTACTGTCAGGATCGTCATACCACAAAGACAAATGA
- a CDS encoding subunit of proteaseome activator complex has translation MEKKLNGIPVDKIDPLDPQVKDKYQIFKEEITKSALLSLRERIPQKILYFNNILTEYSKSGLLFNSDDLDKESYQSINNHSPESKRTKRAHEEANQVLPSHKQIFLELEQIKLEASELIEIITNIKLWIQLNIPRIEDGNNFGVGIQEEVIQELTRVEDTAFNLYDSIVKYYMAR, from the exons atggaaaaaaaattaaatggaATACCAGTGGATAAAATTGATCCACTGGACCCACAAGTAAAAgataaatatcaaatatttaaagaaGAAATCACTAAATCAGCATTGTTATCACTGAGGGAAAGGATTCCTCAAAAAatactatattttaataacatactg ACTGAGTACTCTAAATCAGGCCTACTCTTCAACTCGGACGATTTAGATAAAGAATCATACCAAAGTATAAATAACCACAGCCCAGAGAGTAAAAGAACAAAGAGAGCACACGAGGAG GCGAACCAAGTGTTGCCATCACACAAACAAATATTCCTAGAACTAGAGCAAATAAAGCTAGAAGCATCGGAGTTAATAGAAATA ATCACTAACATTAAGCTGTGGATACAGCTTAACATACCGAGAATAGAGGACGGAAACAACTTCGGAGTGGGAATACAGGAGGAGGTGATACAGGAGTTGACGCGAGTGGAGGACACTGCGTTCAACCTCTACGACTCGATAGTCAAGTACTACATGGCGAGGTAA
- a CDS encoding DNA primase small subunit, giving the protein MAIVEDSIVTESSLRFYYKNFCPVKDLIRWISYEDSTILNKREISFTYQKGGMNDVSEIYVRWQSFDGSDKFYKTLCEFDTVPFKFDIGAIYSKKIALMHLTTDFRPVQRELVFDIDMDDYDNYRTCCTDKKVCIKCWRFIKIAVELITRTLEVDFGFKNILWVYSGRRGIHCWVCDSKARSLPAEGRISIIDYLNLISEGYTKKVNVYGMESHPLIARAFDVCYRNFKDLLVEQNLFKNKQHVNSLLDYIPERYAPARKAVMNAGKVTSSLDFFNSLCDSLNVQRPGEYTTSKAHTSGGSGRSTSGIPGGVRGTRNYFPSFFMDIVIAFSYPRLDVNVTKDIGHLLKAPFCVHAKTGRICVPVDHENMDKFNPQSVPTIESLENFFNRGGDPQNSPISQYVVYFREKFLSRCIVSTKKGKHNGVDF; this is encoded by the exons ATGGCAATAGTAGAAGATTCCATAGTAACAGAGTCGAGCTTAcgtttttattata AGAACTTTTGCCCAGTAAAAGACCTGATTAGATGGATATCATACGAGG ATTccacaattttaaataaaagagaGATATCATTTACATACCAAAAAGGAGGTATGAATGACGTAAGTGAGATATATGTAAGATGGCAG AGTTTTGATGGGTCAGACAAGTTTTATAAGACCTTATGCGAATTTGACACAGTACCATTTAAGTTTGATATAG GAGCAATATACTCGAAGAAGATAGCACTGATGCACCTGACGACGGATTTTAGACCAGTACAGAGAGAACTGGTCTTTGATATAGATATGGACGACTACGATAACTATAGAACATGCTGCACAGATAAAAAAGTGTGCATCAAGTGCTGGAGATTCATTAAAATTGCAGTGGAGTTGATAACGAGGACGCTGGAAGTAGATTTTggatttaaaaacatactcTGGGTGTActcaggaagaagaggaataCACTGCTGGGTATGCGACAGTAAAGCGAGAAGCCTACCAGCAGAAGGAAGAATATCAATAATAGACTACCTCAACTTAATATCAGAAGGGTACAcaaaaaaagtaaacgtGTACGGAATGGAGTCGCACCCACTTATAGCAAGAGCATTCGACGTGTGCTACAGAAACTTCAAGGACCTCCTGGTGGAGCAGAACCtctttaaaaacaaacagcACGTAAACTCGCTGCTGGACTATATACCTGAGAGGTACGCGCCAGCGAGAAAGGCGGTAATGAACGCAGGAAAGGTGACAAGCTCCCTGGACTTTTTCAACTCGCTCTGCGACAGCCTTAACGTGCAGAGACCAGGAGAGTACACGACATCGAAGGCGCACACGAGCGGCGGAAGTGGAAGAAGCACGAGTGGGATCCCAGGGGGAGTCAGAGGAACGAGGAACTACTTCCCAAGCTTCTTCATGGACATCGTAATAGCATTCTCGTACCCGAGGCTTGACGTTAACGTCACGAAGGACATAGGTCACTTGCTGAAGGCGCCCTTCTGCGTGCACGCAAAGACAG GAAGGATATGTGTGCCAGTGGACCACGAGAATATGGACAAGTTTAACCCACAGAGTGTGCCAACAATAG AATCCCTGGAAAATTTCTTTAACAGAGGAG GAGACCCACAAAACTCACCAATATCGCAGTACGTAGTCTACTTTAGGGAAAAATTCCTAAGCAGATGCATAGTTAGCACAAAAAAAG GCAAACACAATGGTGTGGATTTTTGA
- a CDS encoding uncharacterized protein (primosome PriB/single-strand DNA-binding family protein), producing the protein MILFLLYLPFCICIGLNSNNRKLFFIKSNISYYSLPNNHTKKVYQYDESFNDLVDDSNEQFNEQNLSDKQPLREHFDISANNVTLCGRIGFIAEPHVFENGVKSLRLSIATSDRTRNGMIRTDWHKVVLYGVGNVDYIYSRARVGDKALAIGQLRYYQPQNTDGLNRAKVAEVCVNTSRGGHTFILMPKNPLTMEKTYEENQQIYPDNY; encoded by the exons AtgattttgtttttgttgtatttacccttttgtatttgtattgGCTTAAACTCAAATAACAGGAAACTTTTctttataaaatcaaatatatcATACTATTCTTTACCAAATAATCATACAAAAAAAGTATATCAGTACGATGAATCGTTTAATGACCTAGTTGATGATTCAAATGAACAATTTAACGAACAGAATCTTAGCGACAAACAGCCTCTAAGAGAACAC ttcGATATATCTGCCAATAATGTTACTCTTTGTGGAAGGATTGGATTCATAGCAGAGCCTCATGTGTTTGAAAACGGCGTAAAATCTCTCAGATTATCAATCGCTACATCAGAC AGAACTAGAAATGGAATGATTAGAACAGATTGGCACAAAGTTGTTTTATACGGAGTGGGAAATGTTGACTATATATACTCCAGAGCAAG AGTGGGAGATAAAGCTTTGGCTATCGGACAACTTAGATACTATCAACCTCAAA aCACAGATGGACTCAATAGAGCTAAAGTAGCGGAAGTATGCGTAAACACGAGTAGGGGTGGCCACACCTTCATACTTATGCCTAAGAATCCTCTGACGATGGAAAAAACATACGAAGAAAACCAGCAAATATACCCCGATAActactaa
- a CDS encoding ADP-ribosylation factor translates to MEFKVLIKTFPFNAIRFTGKLCQLTLRSLYLFIKLLFKSTTNLYVDVLDNINKPSECILIVGPRNSGKSSLLYRIKLSEFISTTPTGSSVEEQFYLCRFCLVPPSNCIHSDLKDYDKIKVKIYELGFNDSIHTYQHQIQICNKVIYVIDSFGNHKLSEINKDIITLISEHNYHHRMPKYVFFITKNDMFGGIDHTALQKSIEIPQELKDKYMFVLGSSVTGQGIFESIAFLLLDRRPSQNENSDLIVL, encoded by the exons ATGGAATTTAAAGTACTTATTAAAACTTTCCCCTTTAACGCCATTCGATTTACTGGTAAATTATGTCAATTAACCCTGAGATCACtctatttgtttataaaattgcTGTTTAAATCAACTACAAATTTGTATGTTGATGTTTTggataatataaataagcCAAGtgaatgtatattaatagtTGGTCCCAGAAATTCTGGTAAAAGTTCATTACTATATCGCATTAAGCTTTCCGAGTTTATTTCAACG ACGCCTACTGGATCCAGTGTTGAAGAGCAATTTTACCTGTGCAGATTTTGCCTGGTTCCGCCATCAAATTGTATACACAGTGATCTGAAGGACTATGATAAGattaaagttaaaatttacGAACTCGGATTCAATGATTCAATTCACACTTATCAGCACCAAATTCAG ATCTGTAATAAAGTAATTTATGTCATTGACTCCTTTGGCAACCATAAGCTCTCGGAGATCAACAAGGACATAATAACGCTGATATCTGAGCATAACTATCATCACAGAATGCCTAAGTATGTCTTTTTCATTACGAAAAAT GATATGTTCGGAGGCATAGACCACACAGCTTTGCAAAAATCGATAGAGATACCTCAGGAGTTAAAGGACAA GTACATGTTCGTCTTGGGGAGCTCAGTGACTGGGCAGGGTATCTTTGAATCCATTGCGTTCCTGTTGCTGGACAGAAGGCCATCGCAGAATGAAAACTCAGATTTGATAGTGCTGTGA
- a CDS encoding uncharacterized protein (ATP11 family protein): protein MIVTRPKLTFSYPSSRKLGDIVKLKLLEKLPRRRIIEIWKQNYEEDTWVYTDCITGEQYERINSNQRHNRNFILPVRKGVDRYYNLFSQFISDKIVLLTALEKYKQYSISDGTPDLVVTMYDELKSTHDLVLLKMDIVNDKDIDKRESEVVLGNLLTFYTDFNLFRWVRKFNNTPREFIYTDYIRENNNMFNLS, encoded by the exons atgatagTGACGAGGCCAAAACTGACCTTCAGTTACCCAAGTTCGAGGAAACTAGGAGACATTGTAAAgttgaagctgctggagaagctgcCGAGAAGGAGAATCATTGAAATATGGAAACAGAATTACGAAGAAGACACCTGGGTGTACACAGATTGCATTACAGGAGAGCAGTATGAACGAATCAACAGTAACCAGAGACATAATAGAAACTTTATACTGCCAGTGAGAAAGGGAGTCGACAGATACTATAACCTGTTCAGCCAGTTCATATCGGATAAAATAGTGCTACTCACAGCACTAGAGAAGTATAAGCAGTACAGCA TCAGCGATGGGACGCCTGACCTGGTGGTGACGATGTACGACGAGCTAAAGTCCACGCACGacctggtgctgctgaagatggACATAGTTAATGACAAGGACATTGACAAGAGGGAGTCGGAGGTGGTGCTTGGCAACCTGCTCACCTTTTATACGGACTTCAACCTGTTCAGATGGGTGAGAAAGTTCAACAACACCCCAAGggaatttatatacaccGACTACATAAGggaaaataataacatgTTTAACCTGAGTTAA